One Eublepharis macularius isolate TG4126 chromosome 6, MPM_Emac_v1.0, whole genome shotgun sequence DNA segment encodes these proteins:
- the LOC129331707 gene encoding transcription cofactor HES-6-like — translation MTATTMASSTSGVRKLSNPKEERKLRKPLIERKRRERINNCLDQLKETVVGAFRLDQSKLEKADILEMTVKHLQNIQNSKIIADSKLGLEAQQRYSTGYIQCMHEVHNLLLTCEWMDKTLGARLLNHLLKSLPRSSEETGKTGLRSITPGSSKGNATGSSQSQSQFCPVEDKQGLKKSLQPQPPSRCSQRELSSPSYFAYNGASMGSLDMWRPW, via the exons ATGACTGCCACAACCATGGCCAGCAGCACCAGTGGCGTACGGAAACTTTCCAACCCCAAAGAGGAAAGGAAG TTAAGGAAACCTTTGATTGAACGAAAACGAAGGGAAAGGATTAACAATTGTTTGGACCAGCTCAAAGAGACGGTTGTCGGAGCCTTTCGGCTTGAT CAATCTAAACTTGAAAAAGCTGATATCCTTGAAATGACAGTCAAACATCTCCAGAATATCCAAAACAGCAAAATAATAG CAGATTCCAAACTGGGCTTAGAAGCACAGCAGAGATACAGCACTGGATATATTCAATGTATGCATGAGGTCCACAATCTCCTCCTGACCTGTGAGTGGATGGACAAGACCCTTGGAGCACGGCTGTTGAACCACTTGCTGAAATCACTACCCAGATCAAGTGAGGAAACTGGCAAGACAGGCTTGAGGTCTATCACCCCTGGGAGCAGCAAGGGGAATGCAACAGGCTCCAGCCAGTCTCAAAGTCAGTTCTGCCCTGTTGAAGACAAACAGGGGTTGAAAAAGTCATTGCAGCCACAGCCGCCCTCACGTTGTAGTCAGCGCGAGTTGTCATCTCCAAGCTATTTTGCATATAATGGTGCTAGCATGGGATCATTAGACATGTGGAGACCGTGGTAA